Part of the candidate division KSB1 bacterium genome is shown below.
ACCTGAAACGTCGCCGGTTTGGAACGACTCCAATTGCCCCACTGATCTACAATAGAGACCACCCAGAGATATAGGCTGGACTGCAAAACCGTGGCAAGCCGCAATTCCGTCGTTTCAGACGATAATTTGGAGAAACTATACATCGCAGGATATAAAATCTGGCCCTCCCGGATTGCATAAATCTCCACTTTGAAAGTGAACGGAAAAGGCAACTGCACTGGACCCCACTTTAACGTGGGCTGAAATCCAACAGTGACTGAACCCTTTGGCGATACCACCACTGGTTCTTCATCTATCACTCGAAACAGATATTTCGGACCATACAAGCACTTTTGTCCGACTTTATCTGTGACCTCGATGTAAAACGGGTGGCCCACGAGCTCGGCGATGTTTTTGATCGGCAATTCTCGCTCGTCAATCTTCTGTTGAAAAACCCCAATCGCATTCGAAAAGCCAAGCGTATCTTTGAAATTGATCACTGGGATGATGACAGCCACAGACGCCACATCTGCAGGCCCATCTGGATCAGTAACGGTCGCTGTCAGATCGATCATTCGCACTGGCTCAAATGGATAGTGCTCATGCTGATATCCCGAATTTAAAACCAATGTGTCCAACCCAGGTAGGCCATCCAAATGCAATTGAACAGTCGCGATCCGATTGGGGTGAACTTCAACTTGCGCTGTATCGGAAGCGTAACCAGGATAATTGGAGATTACTCGATAATTGCCTGGCACGATGTTCGTAAAATGAAATTCGCCTTTCGAATTGGTGATGGTAGTACGGTCTCCTGGCATCAGGGCTACCAGGGCTGAGATCAGTGGCTGAAATGGAGCATAGTAGCTGTATACATAGCCCGCCACACTGCCAAAATTTTCATACTTCCCAGAGCGCGGGTCCAGCGGGTTATCTCGGTCGGCGTCCCTTGTACAACAAATTAGCATGAGTGACAGCAGCAGGATTCCCCGGGGTATGGATAGTGAATGCTTCGTCATAGCCATATAAGAGAAATGTTTCTAATCTCAGCATCCTGGTCTAATAACAGCTTACGACCATAAATATAGGATTAATTAAATAAAAGTCAAGAGAAATTAAGTTAATCAAATGCTCTCCGCAAGAAATTCCAGCAATAAATCGAATCGCATTAAAAGGTTCTTTGAGTTTTAAAGATCATTTTTATTTTTTAAACCGGGCCAAATTATCTATCTCGCCTATCGAGCCTTTTCTGAATTGGAGAGAGATAAGAAATCAAGCCTCAATCTTGTATCTCTGGTTTTTTATTTTTTCCCCGAAGAATTCTTTTTGGAAAAAACCCTTTTTGGTTTCACAATTAGAATTCAGCACTGATTAAAATCATCCCGGTTCATGCTATATGTCTGATCAGTAATGTTTAAACACAGCGGAATATCGAGGCAATTTGAAACAATTTAATCATAGCTTCAATTTAAGATTTAGATTGTAGGGACGAAATGATGCACAAAACCTGCTTCTGAACATCTTGATCCTGATTCCACCGCTTCAATCGATGGATTTAGTCGCGGAGACAATGTTATGGAATTTTTTGATGTGATTAGAAAGAGAAAGAGCGTTCGTAAATACACCTACCAAGAAGTGGAGCCAGAAAAAATCGAACAAATTCTTCGTGCTGCGCAACTGGCACCCTCATGGCGCAATGGGCAATGCTGGAAGTTTATAGTGGTAATCGATCCTGACAAGAAACAGAGGCTGATCCGCTGCACCACGCTTTTCAACCAGAGCTGGATGGGCAGCGAATTTGCTATCATCGTGGCCTGCGGAGATCCGAAACATAGCGGGTCTCGCAATAACCAGCCCTATTACATGGTAGACGTGGCAATTGCCATGGAACATCTCATTCTGGCGGCAACCGATTTAGGATTGGGCACTTGCTGGATCGGTGGATTTGAAGAGACCAAGGTCAAAGAGCTATTAGCGATTCCCAGCGAAATTCGCGTTGTAGCGATGACGACCCTTGGCTATCCCGCCGAATCGGAAAGTACAATTGGTAAAATTACCAAGAGTTTCATTGGAAGTTCGCACCGAAAACCGTTATCTGAAATTTATTCAATAAACCGATGGGAGTGAATTATGGTGAAGCGAGATGAGCTAATTGGCTATATCAATGAATTGTTAAATATCAACGAGTTTCCTGACGACAGTATCAACGGACTCCAGGTAGAAGGCAAGACGGAGATCGAGCGAGTGATCTTGGGAGTTAGTGTGAGCGAACGGCTATTCCGGGCCGCAGTAGAGCGCGGAGCAGATCTGATTCTGGTTCATCATGGGCTATTTTGGCGCAAAGCGCCAGCTCCTTATCTTTTGACTGGGCTGTTTCGGACTCGCGTTGCATTATTGATCAAAAACGACATCAATCTCGCCGCATATCATTTGCCGCTGGATGCGCATGCTGAACTGGGAAACAATGCACAAATCTTAAAACGGCTCGCCATAGACCCGATCAAACCAATTGAAGTGGGTTATTTAGGCAGGCTGAGAAATCCTATTGCGATCGAAAAATGGGCAAAAATTATCAACAAACAGCTTGAAACCACAGCTCAGGTCTTCGCATTTGGCCCTAACAAGGTCCAGCGGGTCCTAGTCATCAGCGGTAGCAGTTCTCGATTTTATCATTTGGCCCTCGAACATGGTGCGGATACATTTCTCGGTGGGGATATGCGCGAAAACGTAGTCAGAGAAATTGAGGAAGTTGGATTGAACTTCATTCATGCGGGTCATTATAACACAGAAAAATTTGGCATTCAAGCCCTGGGTGAAAAATTGCAGCAGGAATTTGCCCTACGGTGCGAATTTATCGATATTCCAAATCCGGTCTGAGAAGCAGCCATATCACTCGATCTTCAATTAAATTTATAGAGGTTCAGCTTACAATTTTCCAATCATGCCGTCAAATCGTTTAATTAAAAAATGGTTTAAAGATGTTCAATGGATGCAGCGCAAGTTGGTTTGAACAAAAATTTTACTTGACTTTAAGCGAATATTTTGCTTAATTAAATATGAATCTTTCATCTTACCAGATAGGTGACATTCCATGAACGAAGTTCGTCTTCTATTGGCAGACAAAAATTTGTCCTATCTTGAAATCGCCCGAAAAATGCTGCGATTTCATGATGAGGCCTATAAGGTCGATGTAGCGTTAACTGGACAGGAATGCCTGGAGAAGTTGAACCAAAATCAATACGATCTCCTATTGTTAGATTATGACATCGATGATAAAAAAGGCCTTGAGGTTCTGTCACGCATCATTGACAAGAAAATTGATGTCCCAGTTGTCATGCTGGTAGATGAGGGGCGCGAGGAAATTGCTCATAAGGCCCTGGAAAAGGGTGCTTATGATTACATCATGAAAGTCCGTGGTTACCTGACGGCACTCCCATTTACCGTTGGAAAAGTTTTGGAGAAGAAACGTCAACGGATTATCACGCCAGTATTGGAAGAACAGCCAGTAGAAGAAGAATCTCTGCCCCAATACGCTGAGGCTGCCGACGCGCATCCATACGATGATACTGAGGGTCATCTAATAGAGACGGAAGGTTTGCCAGATTTAGAGGTAGAAGATCGTGAGGCCTATTTCATATTGGACAATAAGGGGCGATTCATCACGACCAATCCTAAATTGGAGGAAATGCTTAAATATTCGGAAGAGGAACTTTTGGAATTGAATCTTTCCGATTTGATTCCGGCTCAAAAGGAAAATGAGTACTACCGCTGGTTGACCAAAGTAGATCTGAGCTCCCAAGAACAGAGCTTTCGAACGGAGCTGGTGGGAAAGTACGGAGATCAACAATTAGCCGAGATCATTCTTTCGCCCATGCGC
Proteins encoded:
- a CDS encoding carboxypeptidase-like regulatory domain-containing protein, yielding MLICCTRDADRDNPLDPRSGKYENFGSVAGYVYSYYAPFQPLISALVALMPGDRTTITNSKGEFHFTNIVPGNYRVISNYPGYASDTAQVEVHPNRIATVQLHLDGLPGLDTLVLNSGYQHEHYPFEPVRMIDLTATVTDPDGPADVASVAVIIPVINFKDTLGFSNAIGVFQQKIDERELPIKNIAELVGHPFYIEVTDKVGQKCLYGPKYLFRVIDEEPVVVSPKGSVTVGFQPTLKWGPVQLPFPFTFKVEIYAIREGQILYPAMYSFSKLSSETTELRLATVLQSSLYLWVVSIVDQWGNWSRSKPATFQVGG
- a CDS encoding nitroreductase family protein; the protein is MEFFDVIRKRKSVRKYTYQEVEPEKIEQILRAAQLAPSWRNGQCWKFIVVIDPDKKQRLIRCTTLFNQSWMGSEFAIIVACGDPKHSGSRNNQPYYMVDVAIAMEHLILAATDLGLGTCWIGGFEETKVKELLAIPSEIRVVAMTTLGYPAESESTIGKITKSFIGSSHRKPLSEIYSINRWE
- a CDS encoding Nif3-like dinuclear metal center hexameric protein, with protein sequence MVKRDELIGYINELLNINEFPDDSINGLQVEGKTEIERVILGVSVSERLFRAAVERGADLILVHHGLFWRKAPAPYLLTGLFRTRVALLIKNDINLAAYHLPLDAHAELGNNAQILKRLAIDPIKPIEVGYLGRLRNPIAIEKWAKIINKQLETTAQVFAFGPNKVQRVLVISGSSSRFYHLALEHGADTFLGGDMRENVVREIEEVGLNFIHAGHYNTEKFGIQALGEKLQQEFALRCEFIDIPNPV